From Mucilaginibacter rubeus, a single genomic window includes:
- a CDS encoding ABC transporter ATP-binding protein, producing the protein MLKATSIHKSYGQLQILKGVDLEVQKGEIVTIVGASGAGKSSLLNILGTLDKADSGTLTINGIELNKLNNKQLSDFRNRQIGFIFQFHHLLVEFSALENVCIPAFIAGKSKSDAEKRAAELLDLLGLKDRLHHKPNQLSGGEQQRVAVARALINNPALIFADEPSGNLDSVNALELHELFIKLKNDFRQTFVIVTHNEDLANLSDRTVTMKDGLIVNAH; encoded by the coding sequence ATGCTTAAAGCCACTTCTATCCATAAATCATACGGACAATTACAAATATTAAAAGGCGTTGACCTTGAGGTACAAAAGGGCGAAATTGTGACCATTGTTGGCGCTTCGGGCGCAGGAAAAAGCTCCCTGCTTAACATATTGGGTACCCTTGACAAGGCCGATTCAGGCACTTTAACTATCAATGGTATTGAATTAAACAAGCTGAACAATAAACAACTGAGCGATTTCCGCAACCGCCAAATCGGCTTTATATTCCAATTTCACCATTTACTGGTTGAGTTCAGTGCGCTTGAAAATGTTTGTATCCCGGCTTTTATAGCAGGTAAATCAAAATCTGATGCCGAAAAAAGAGCAGCCGAACTACTTGACCTGCTTGGCCTGAAAGACAGGCTGCACCACAAACCCAATCAGTTATCGGGTGGCGAGCAGCAACGCGTAGCCGTTGCACGCGCGCTCATCAATAACCCGGCGCTTATTTTTGCCGATGAGCCATCAGGAAACCTTGATTCGGTTAACGCGCTTGAGCTTCATGAATTATTTATTAAGTTGAAGAATGATTTCAGGCAAACCTTTGTAATTGTTACTCATAATGAAGATCTTGCAAACCTGTCAGATCGTACGGTTACAATGAAGGATGGTTTAATTGTTAACGCCCACTAA
- the sucC gene encoding ADP-forming succinate--CoA ligase subunit beta: MNIHEYQGKAILKSYGVRVQEGIVADNVEQAVEAAQKMKEDFGSDWVVIKAQIHAGGRGKGGGVKLAKNIDQVKELSGNILGMQLVTPQTGPEGKKVKKVLVAQDVYYPGESAVKEFYMSVLLDRARGRNIIMYSTEGGMDIEEVAHSTPELIFKEEIDPKVGLQGFQTRKIAFNLGLEGEAFKDMTKFIAALYKAYEGTDSSQFEINPVLKTSDNKILAVDAKVNLDDNALYRHADYAAMRDTDEEDPTEVEASKSNLNYVKLDGNVGCMVNGAGLAMATMDIIKIAGGEPANFLDVGGTANAQTVKAGFNIILSDPNVKAILINIFGGIVRCDRVAQGVIDAYNEIGNIPVPIIVRLQGTNAAEAKELIDNSGLKVYSAILLKEAADRVKEVLAL, translated from the coding sequence ATGAATATTCACGAATACCAGGGTAAAGCTATATTAAAAAGCTATGGCGTTAGAGTTCAGGAAGGCATTGTAGCCGATAATGTTGAGCAAGCTGTTGAGGCTGCCCAAAAAATGAAAGAAGACTTCGGTTCGGATTGGGTAGTAATAAAAGCTCAAATCCACGCAGGTGGCCGTGGCAAAGGCGGCGGCGTTAAGCTGGCCAAAAACATTGATCAGGTAAAAGAATTATCAGGCAATATTTTAGGTATGCAGCTGGTAACACCACAAACCGGTCCTGAAGGTAAAAAAGTTAAGAAGGTTTTAGTAGCACAGGATGTTTACTATCCTGGCGAAAGCGCTGTAAAAGAATTTTATATGAGCGTGCTGCTTGACCGCGCACGTGGCCGTAACATCATTATGTACAGTACCGAAGGTGGTATGGACATTGAAGAAGTTGCGCACTCAACTCCTGAGCTTATATTTAAAGAAGAGATTGATCCTAAAGTTGGTTTACAGGGCTTCCAAACCCGTAAAATAGCTTTTAACCTTGGCCTTGAAGGCGAAGCGTTTAAAGATATGACCAAATTCATTGCTGCTTTATACAAAGCCTATGAAGGTACCGACTCATCGCAATTTGAAATTAACCCGGTTTTAAAAACTTCAGATAATAAAATTTTAGCAGTTGATGCTAAGGTAAACCTTGATGATAACGCGCTTTATCGTCATGCTGATTACGCTGCTATGCGTGATACCGATGAGGAAGATCCAACTGAGGTTGAAGCCAGCAAATCAAACCTAAACTATGTTAAGCTTGATGGTAACGTAGGTTGTATGGTTAATGGTGCCGGCTTAGCTATGGCTACCATGGATATCATTAAAATAGCCGGTGGTGAGCCTGCTAACTTCCTTGACGTAGGTGGTACTGCCAACGCGCAAACTGTAAAAGCCGGTTTCAATATCATCCTTTCTGATCCTAACGTAAAAGCAATCCTGATCAATATTTTTGGCGGTATTGTTCGTTGCGATCGTGTTGCTCAGGGTGTAATTGATGCTTATAACGAAATCGGTAATATCCCGGTTCCAATCATTGTTCGTTTGCAGGGTACAAACGCTGCAGAGGCAAAAGAACTGATTGATAATTCAGGCTTGAAAGTTTACTCGGCTATATTGCTGAAAGAAGCTGCTGACCGTGTTAAAGAAGTTTTAGCGCTTTAG
- a CDS encoding RNA polymerase sigma factor RpoD/SigA, whose translation MRQLKITQSITNRESQSLDKYLHEIGKVDLITAEEEVILAQKIREGDQAALERLTKTNLRFVVSVAKQYQNQGLTLGDLINEGNLGLIKAAKRFDETKGFKFISYAVWWIRQSILQAIAEQSRIVRLPLNQVGSLSKISKAFSKLEQEYEREPSPEELADILETTVDKISDTLSNSGRHVSMDAPFVQGEENTLLDVLENQEPNTDSILINESLSEEIKRSLSTLTEREREIIVLFFGLGTNHPLSLEEIGEKFNLTRERVRQIKDKALQRLRHTSRSKILKSYLG comes from the coding sequence ATGAGACAACTCAAAATAACGCAATCCATTACCAATCGCGAGTCACAATCGCTTGACAAATATCTGCACGAGATTGGTAAAGTTGACCTAATAACTGCTGAAGAAGAAGTAATTTTAGCTCAGAAGATCCGCGAGGGCGACCAGGCGGCATTAGAACGCCTCACCAAAACCAACCTTCGCTTTGTTGTATCTGTTGCTAAACAATATCAAAACCAGGGTCTTACTTTAGGCGATTTGATTAACGAAGGCAACCTTGGTTTGATTAAAGCTGCAAAACGTTTTGATGAAACAAAGGGCTTCAAATTCATTTCATACGCTGTATGGTGGATCCGTCAATCTATATTACAGGCTATCGCCGAGCAATCGCGTATTGTGCGTTTACCGCTTAACCAGGTAGGTTCATTAAGCAAAATCAGTAAAGCTTTTTCTAAGCTTGAGCAGGAGTATGAGCGTGAGCCATCGCCTGAAGAGCTTGCCGATATCCTGGAAACCACCGTTGATAAGATCTCTGATACGCTAAGCAACTCTGGCCGTCATGTATCAATGGATGCACCGTTTGTACAGGGTGAAGAAAATACGCTGCTTGACGTACTGGAAAACCAGGAACCAAACACCGATTCGATCCTGATCAACGAGTCATTATCTGAAGAGATCAAACGTTCACTATCGACCCTTACCGAGCGTGAGCGTGAAATCATTGTACTATTCTTCGGTTTAGGCACCAATCACCCGCTTTCATTAGAGGAAATTGGCGAAAAGTTCAATCTGACCCGCGAGCGTGTACGCCAGATCAAGGATAAAGCCTTACAACGTCTCCGTCATACCTCAAGGAGCAAAATCCTTAAATCATACTTAGGTTAA
- a CDS encoding MBL fold metallo-hydrolase, whose product MKLHTIDTGFFKLDGGAMFGVVPKTIWNKTNPADENNLCTWAMRCLLVEHENRLILVDTGIGNKQSEKFFSHYYLHGDASMDSSLASLGFHRNDITDVFLTHLHFDHVGGAVVRDGETLLPAFKNATYWSNAKHWDWAVNPNEREKASFFRENIIPIQESGQLKFIDTADGINFMKDFDIRFVSGHTESMMLPLINYKGKQILYMADLLPSVGHLPIPYVMAYDMFPLQTLTEKKLFLNEALEKEYILYFEHDPVNECCTLQQTEKGIRMKEAFKLSDV is encoded by the coding sequence ATGAAACTACATACCATCGATACCGGATTTTTTAAATTGGATGGCGGGGCTATGTTTGGCGTTGTTCCGAAAACTATCTGGAATAAAACCAACCCTGCCGATGAAAACAATCTTTGTACCTGGGCCATGCGCTGCCTGCTGGTTGAACATGAAAATAGGTTGATTTTAGTTGATACCGGCATTGGTAATAAGCAAAGCGAAAAGTTTTTCAGCCATTATTACCTACATGGCGATGCAAGCATGGATAGTTCCCTGGCTTCCCTGGGTTTTCACCGCAATGATATTACTGATGTATTTTTAACCCATTTGCATTTTGATCACGTTGGCGGGGCTGTTGTAAGAGATGGAGAAACGCTTTTACCGGCCTTTAAAAATGCTACCTATTGGAGCAACGCCAAACACTGGGACTGGGCTGTAAACCCTAACGAGCGTGAAAAAGCGTCCTTTTTCAGGGAGAACATTATACCTATACAGGAAAGCGGTCAACTAAAATTTATTGACACGGCAGATGGTATCAATTTCATGAAAGATTTTGATATCCGCTTTGTATCCGGGCATACCGAATCTATGATGCTGCCACTTATTAATTATAAAGGTAAACAGATCCTGTATATGGCCGATCTGCTGCCATCTGTAGGGCACCTGCCTATACCTTATGTAATGGCTTATGATATGTTCCCGCTGCAAACGCTTACCGAGAAAAAGTTATTTTTAAACGAAGCGCTCGAAAAAGAATACATATTATATTTTGAACACGACCCGGTTAACGAATGCTGTACACTACAACAGACAGAAAAAGGAATAAGAATGAAAGAAGCCTTTAAATTGAGTGATGTTTAA
- the lpdA gene encoding dihydrolipoyl dehydrogenase, whose amino-acid sequence MDYDVIVIGSGPGGYVAAIRASQLGLKTAIVEKESLGGICLNWGCIPTKALLKSAQVFEYLNHSTDYGIKINGAGEVDFASVVKRSRNVADGMSKGVQFLMKKNKIDVLVGFGKLKSKGVVEVKAADGSAKTYSAKHIILATGGRSRELPNLKQDGKKVIGYRQAMVLPQQPKSMIVVGSGAIGIEFAYFYNAIGTKVTVVEYLDNIVPLEDEDVSKALNRILKKQGINIMTSSNVEAVDTSGDLCKVTVKTATGTETLEAEIVLSAVGIATNLEGIGLEENGVKTDRGKVLVDDFYRTNVEGVYAIGDIVKGQALAHVASAEGIICVEKIAGENPHPLDYNNIPGCTYCSPEIASVGYTEKAAKEAGYEIKVGKFPFSASGKASAAGAKDGFVKVIFDAKYGEFLGAHMIGYNVTEMIAEVVTARKLEATGHEIIKSVHPHPTMSEAVMEAAAEAYGECIHL is encoded by the coding sequence ATGGATTACGATGTAATTGTTATTGGGTCTGGTCCGGGTGGCTATGTTGCTGCTATCCGCGCTTCCCAGCTTGGTTTAAAAACCGCCATTGTTGAAAAAGAATCATTAGGCGGCATCTGTTTGAACTGGGGTTGTATCCCAACCAAGGCTTTATTAAAAAGCGCCCAGGTTTTTGAATACCTTAACCACAGTACCGATTATGGTATTAAAATTAACGGCGCCGGCGAAGTTGATTTTGCCTCAGTTGTTAAAAGAAGCCGTAACGTTGCCGATGGCATGAGCAAAGGCGTTCAGTTTTTGATGAAGAAAAACAAGATTGATGTTCTTGTTGGCTTTGGTAAATTGAAAAGCAAAGGTGTTGTTGAAGTTAAAGCTGCCGATGGTTCAGCTAAAACCTACAGCGCGAAACACATTATATTAGCTACAGGCGGTCGTTCACGCGAGTTGCCTAACCTTAAACAGGACGGCAAAAAGGTAATCGGCTATCGCCAGGCCATGGTATTGCCTCAGCAGCCAAAATCAATGATCGTAGTTGGTTCTGGCGCTATCGGTATCGAGTTTGCTTATTTCTATAACGCTATAGGCACCAAAGTTACCGTTGTTGAATACCTTGATAACATCGTTCCGCTTGAGGACGAAGATGTATCAAAAGCATTAAACCGTATCCTTAAAAAACAAGGCATCAATATTATGACCAGCTCAAATGTTGAAGCGGTTGATACCAGCGGCGATCTGTGCAAAGTAACTGTAAAAACAGCTACCGGTACCGAAACCCTTGAAGCTGAAATCGTTCTTTCTGCAGTAGGTATCGCTACTAACCTTGAAGGCATTGGCCTTGAAGAAAACGGCGTTAAAACCGATCGTGGTAAAGTATTGGTTGATGATTTTTACCGTACCAACGTTGAAGGCGTTTATGCTATCGGCGATATCGTTAAAGGTCAGGCCCTTGCTCACGTAGCTTCTGCCGAAGGCATCATCTGCGTTGAAAAAATTGCCGGCGAAAACCCTCACCCGCTTGATTATAACAACATCCCGGGCTGTACTTATTGCTCGCCTGAGATTGCTTCTGTTGGTTACACCGAAAAAGCAGCTAAAGAAGCCGGTTACGAAATTAAAGTTGGTAAATTCCCATTCTCAGCTTCGGGTAAAGCAAGTGCTGCCGGTGCTAAAGATGGTTTCGTAAAAGTGATATTTGATGCCAAATACGGTGAGTTCTTAGGTGCTCACATGATTGGTTACAATGTTACCGAAATGATTGCCGAAGTAGTTACCGCACGTAAGTTAGAAGCTACCGGTCATGAGATCATCAAATCGGTACATCCTCACCCAACCATGAGTGAAGCTGTAATGGAAGCCGCAGCCGAAGCTTACGGCGAGTGTATCCACTTGTAG
- a CDS encoding TonB-dependent receptor — MRKHYLLLLLLIGFSFFTGKSVLAQGVTTASINGTVTDAKGAIPGATVSIVHIPTGTVYSTVTRADGRYNIPNLRVGGPYTFKVTFIGYANFVQEGINLSIGQDQRISAQLADNTTSLKEVTVRGAAGKVINSSRTGARETISRQQIENLPTIARSLSDFTKLTPSANGLSFGGRSSTFNNITVDGALFNNSFGLSGTLGGQTSSQPISLDAIDQIQVDIAPYDVRQGNFTGAGVNTVVKSGTNQVKGTAYYYARGSKLQGYHVGPTNLNVTDVNYHTDGVAVGGPIIKNKLFLFVSGEQERITQPPSSVYVAGGSGASGANVSQVQASTLDAIKQKLATFGYDPGVYQGYNYRTSSNKLTAKIDWNIDKNNTLSAKYFYLKSFKDQPASNSGITNGGVGYGTTRAPGVNTLPFYGSGYTINNNFNIGIVELDTRFSNKISNKFTVGYSALRDFRNFLGSSAIPMVDIGNGTSDANGNVVTAANATATSFGSELYTAGNLLNTNIFQFSDDLTIFSGKHEITIGTSNQIQSYTNGFAPDYNGLYTYNSASDFINGLPAQAYTLRYSAVGNDFPFAKIKASIYSAYVQDKVHVTDNFRLTYGLRADYDVFPTTLAANSNAAALTFQGGTHVDVSKLPKNRVQLSPRLGFNWDVNGDQSTQVRGGSGLFTGSVPFVWISNQASNNGLLFGSYTITKANATPANAGQLIFDPNVNKNRPTNAVAATSYELDVADPNLKYPKIWRTNLAIDQKLPGGIIGTIEGAYTKDIRAIYHQNLVLSDGYSTFAGPEGQIRYDSKNTTPAAAAATAQNPGITGLYYMKNTSKGFSYFITGQLQKSFTNGFAASFAYTYTKSKDVNDGGSTASTIWSTRYVAGNPNADNISNSSYVQPNRIIATVSYRKQYAKNLATTVGLVFEAANSGAISYITANDPNGDGATNDLMYIPKNQGDILLVAAPTAANGTVDTRTPAQIWNQLNNFINQDSYLSAHRGQYAQRNGAILPTYKRLDLHFAQDFMIQAGKTKNTLEFTFDVINFTNLLNRNWGLYQTSYSGFNNGATTVLRYMSKDATTGKAQYSFPYLDANNAIPVTKSFINDISTFSRFQAQIGVRYIFN; from the coding sequence ATGAGGAAGCATTACCTTCTTTTATTACTCCTTATTGGCTTTTCGTTCTTCACTGGAAAGAGCGTATTAGCCCAGGGTGTAACCACCGCCAGCATCAACGGTACCGTTACCGATGCTAAAGGTGCTATCCCCGGTGCAACTGTATCAATTGTACACATTCCAACAGGTACTGTGTATTCAACCGTAACCCGTGCCGACGGTCGTTACAACATCCCTAACTTAAGGGTAGGTGGTCCTTACACCTTCAAAGTAACTTTCATTGGTTACGCAAACTTCGTTCAGGAAGGTATTAACCTTTCAATCGGTCAGGATCAAAGGATCTCTGCTCAGCTTGCAGACAATACTACTTCATTAAAAGAAGTAACTGTTAGAGGCGCTGCTGGTAAAGTGATCAACTCATCACGTACCGGTGCCCGCGAAACTATTAGCCGTCAGCAAATCGAAAACTTGCCGACTATCGCGCGTTCATTATCTGACTTCACTAAATTAACCCCTTCTGCTAACGGTTTGTCATTTGGTGGTCGTTCAAGCACTTTCAACAACATTACTGTAGACGGTGCATTGTTCAACAACTCATTTGGTTTATCAGGTACTTTGGGTGGTCAAACAAGTTCACAGCCAATTTCATTGGACGCGATTGACCAGATCCAGGTTGATATTGCTCCTTATGACGTTCGTCAGGGTAACTTTACCGGTGCCGGTGTAAACACTGTAGTAAAATCAGGTACCAACCAGGTTAAAGGTACTGCTTACTACTACGCTCGTGGTTCAAAATTACAAGGTTACCATGTTGGTCCAACCAACCTTAACGTAACCGACGTTAACTACCACACAGACGGTGTTGCGGTAGGTGGCCCAATCATCAAAAACAAATTATTCTTATTCGTATCTGGTGAGCAGGAAAGAATCACTCAACCACCTTCATCTGTTTATGTAGCAGGTGGTTCAGGTGCAAGTGGTGCTAACGTATCACAGGTACAAGCTTCTACACTTGATGCAATCAAACAAAAACTTGCAACTTTCGGTTATGACCCAGGTGTTTACCAAGGTTACAACTACCGTACTTCAAGCAACAAGTTAACTGCTAAAATCGATTGGAACATCGACAAAAACAACACTTTAAGTGCTAAGTATTTCTACTTAAAATCATTTAAAGATCAGCCTGCAAGTAATTCAGGTATTACTAACGGTGGTGTAGGCTACGGTACTACACGTGCGCCGGGTGTAAACACTTTACCTTTCTATGGTTCAGGTTACACCATCAACAATAACTTTAACATTGGTATTGTTGAGTTGGATACTCGTTTCAGCAATAAAATTTCAAACAAATTTACTGTTGGTTACTCTGCTTTAAGAGACTTCCGTAACTTCCTTGGTAGCTCAGCTATTCCAATGGTTGATATCGGTAACGGCACAAGCGATGCTAACGGTAACGTAGTAACCGCTGCTAACGCAACAGCAACCAGCTTTGGTTCTGAGCTTTATACAGCTGGTAACTTGTTAAATACAAACATCTTCCAGTTTTCTGATGATTTAACCATCTTCTCTGGTAAACATGAGATCACTATCGGTACAAGCAACCAGATCCAGAGCTACACCAACGGTTTCGCTCCTGATTACAATGGTTTGTATACCTATAACTCAGCTTCAGATTTTATAAACGGTTTACCTGCACAGGCTTATACTTTACGTTACTCTGCAGTAGGTAATGATTTCCCTTTTGCTAAAATCAAAGCTTCTATCTACAGCGCTTACGTACAAGATAAAGTACACGTAACTGATAACTTCAGGTTAACTTACGGTTTAAGGGCTGATTATGATGTATTCCCTACTACTTTAGCTGCAAACTCTAACGCTGCTGCTTTAACTTTCCAGGGTGGTACTCATGTTGACGTTTCTAAATTGCCAAAAAACAGGGTTCAGTTATCACCTCGTTTAGGCTTTAACTGGGATGTTAACGGCGACCAATCAACTCAGGTTCGTGGTGGTTCTGGTTTATTTACCGGTTCTGTACCATTTGTATGGATCTCAAACCAGGCTTCAAACAACGGTTTATTGTTTGGTTCATACACTATTACCAAAGCAAATGCAACTCCTGCTAACGCCGGTCAGTTAATTTTTGATCCAAACGTTAACAAAAACAGGCCTACAAATGCAGTAGCTGCTACTTCATACGAGTTAGATGTTGCTGATCCAAACCTGAAATATCCAAAAATCTGGAGAACAAACTTAGCTATCGACCAGAAATTACCTGGTGGTATCATCGGTACTATCGAAGGTGCTTACACTAAAGATATCCGCGCTATTTATCACCAGAACCTTGTTCTTTCTGATGGTTACAGCACTTTTGCTGGTCCTGAAGGTCAAATCCGTTACGATTCTAAAAACACTACGCCAGCTGCAGCTGCTGCAACTGCGCAAAACCCAGGTATCACTGGTTTATATTACATGAAAAATACTTCAAAAGGTTTTTCATACTTCATTACCGGTCAGTTACAAAAAAGCTTCACCAATGGTTTTGCTGCAAGCTTCGCGTATACTTACACCAAATCGAAAGATGTTAACGACGGTGGTTCAACGGCAAGCACTATCTGGAGCACCAGGTACGTTGCCGGTAACCCTAACGCTGATAACATTTCAAACAGCTCATACGTACAGCCAAACCGTATCATCGCTACAGTATCTTACCGTAAACAATACGCTAAAAACTTAGCTACTACAGTAGGTTTAGTATTTGAAGCTGCTAACAGCGGTGCTATCTCTTACATCACTGCTAACGATCCTAACGGCGACGGTGCTACCAACGACTTAATGTACATCCCAAAAAATCAGGGTGACATCTTGTTAGTTGCTGCTCCAACTGCTGCTAACGGTACTGTTGATACTCGTACTCCGGCTCAAATCTGGAACCAGTTGAATAACTTCATCAACCAGGATTCATATTTAAGTGCACACAGAGGTCAGTATGCTCAAAGGAACGGCGCTATATTGCCAACCTACAAAAGGTTAGACTTGCACTTTGCTCAGGATTTCATGATCCAGGCTGGTAAAACCAAAAACACTTTAGAGTTTACTTTCGACGTAATCAACTTCACCAACTTATTGAACCGCAACTGGGGTTTATACCAAACTTCATACAGTGGCTTCAACAACGGTGCAACTACAGTGTTAAGGTATATGAGCAAAGATGCTACTACTGGCAAAGCTCAGTATTCATTCCCTTATCTTGACGCAAACAATGCAATCCCTGTTACTAAGTCATTCATCAACGATATCAGCACCTTCTCTCGCTTCCAGGCGCAAATTGGTGTAAGGTATATCTTTAACTAA
- a CDS encoding AIR synthase related protein yields MISSQRYDQRGVSASKDDVHNAIKNIDKGIFPKAFCKIVPDILTGDAEYCNIMHADGAGTKSSLAYTYWKETGDISVWRGIAQDAIIMNLDDLLCVGATDNILLSSTIGRNKNLIPGEVIAAIINGTEEILAELREAGIGIYSTGGETADVGDLVRTIIVDSTVTCRMKREDVISNHRIEPGDVIVGLASYGQASYEKEYNGGMGSNGLTSARHDVFNKTIAEKFPESYDAAIPYELIFSGSKNLTDAIDIGNGQSVTAGKLVLSATRTYAPIIKKILDGFRSQVHGMVHCSGGAQTKVLHFVEGLHIIKDNLFPVPPLFKLIHEESKTSWQEMYKVFNMGHRMELYVPEAIAADLISISKSFGVDAQIIGRVEKADTKKVTVTSEFGVFEYE; encoded by the coding sequence ATGATTTCTTCGCAAAGATATGATCAGCGTGGCGTATCCGCCTCCAAAGATGACGTTCATAATGCCATAAAAAACATCGACAAAGGCATTTTTCCTAAAGCATTTTGTAAAATAGTACCTGATATTTTAACCGGCGATGCTGAATATTGCAATATCATGCATGCCGATGGCGCAGGCACTAAATCGTCATTAGCTTATACTTACTGGAAAGAAACCGGCGATATATCTGTATGGCGGGGCATAGCCCAGGATGCTATCATCATGAACCTTGACGATTTGCTTTGCGTTGGCGCAACAGACAATATCCTGTTATCATCAACCATTGGCCGTAATAAGAACCTGATTCCCGGCGAAGTTATCGCGGCTATTATCAATGGCACCGAAGAAATTTTAGCAGAACTGCGTGAAGCGGGCATCGGCATCTACTCTACCGGTGGCGAAACTGCCGATGTAGGCGACCTGGTACGCACTATCATAGTCGACTCGACAGTTACCTGCCGCATGAAGCGCGAAGATGTGATATCAAATCACCGCATTGAACCCGGCGATGTAATTGTAGGCCTTGCTTCGTACGGACAAGCCAGCTATGAAAAAGAATATAACGGCGGCATGGGCTCAAACGGTCTTACATCTGCCCGTCATGATGTGTTTAACAAAACCATCGCCGAAAAATTCCCTGAAAGCTACGATGCGGCTATTCCTTACGAACTGATCTTCTCCGGAAGTAAAAACCTTACCGATGCTATTGATATCGGCAACGGCCAATCTGTAACCGCTGGCAAGCTTGTATTAAGCGCTACCCGTACTTATGCCCCTATCATCAAAAAAATATTAGATGGTTTCCGTAGCCAGGTACATGGTATGGTGCATTGCAGCGGCGGCGCGCAAACCAAAGTATTACACTTTGTAGAAGGTTTGCATATCATAAAAGACAACCTGTTTCCTGTTCCCCCGCTGTTTAAACTCATCCACGAGGAATCAAAAACCAGCTGGCAGGAAATGTATAAAGTATTTAATATGGGTCACCGCATGGAGCTATATGTACCCGAGGCTATTGCTGCAGACCTGATCAGCATTTCAAAAAGCTTTGGTGTAGATGCCCAGATCATCGGCCGCGTTGAGAAGGCTGACACCAAGAAGGTAACAGTAACATCAGAATTTGGCGTATTTGAATACGAATAA
- a CDS encoding IS4 family transposase, giving the protein MNKSTFFTGQPIFAQLLRFIPRDMIRRISAEHNADRYCKRFNTYEHLVTMLYAVFNHCNSLREVTTGMLAAEQRVNHLGVRYHPRRSTISDANQRRQADVFGSIYYKLYQRYSGFLSDSRKKSIASRLYIFDSTTISLFQEILRTSGQNPVGKRKGGIKVHTLIRSDLDIPCMICYSAAAANDSSFLKEVHLPKGSILVFDRGYADYIKLNSFSASGVTWITRRRSRSAYDVLEELDNPHKEKGVIADKRIRLGHRGCNRVLGRMVQFKSPDSGEIYEFLTNNMKMSAMTIAELYRKRWQIELLFKRIKQNYPLKYFLGDSENAIKLQIWSALIADLILKILKKGIAAKWSFANLAAMIRLHLMTYIDIRGFLRSPEKALQSKFSNIRSPNSKQLLLIT; this is encoded by the coding sequence ATGAACAAAAGTACTTTTTTTACCGGACAGCCGATATTCGCGCAGTTATTAAGATTTATTCCCCGGGATATGATCCGTCGCATATCCGCTGAACATAACGCGGATAGGTATTGCAAGCGATTCAATACTTACGAGCATTTGGTAACCATGCTTTATGCCGTTTTCAATCACTGTAATTCATTACGGGAGGTGACAACAGGTATGCTTGCAGCAGAGCAACGGGTTAATCACCTTGGCGTTCGCTATCATCCCAGGCGTAGTACCATATCAGACGCCAATCAAAGGCGACAAGCTGATGTATTCGGTTCTATTTATTACAAGCTATATCAACGATACTCGGGATTTTTATCGGACAGCAGGAAGAAAAGCATAGCTTCCCGACTGTATATCTTTGATTCGACCACTATATCATTATTTCAGGAAATACTACGAACCTCTGGTCAAAATCCTGTAGGGAAGCGAAAGGGCGGGATCAAAGTCCATACGCTGATAAGAAGCGATCTGGATATACCTTGTATGATTTGTTATAGTGCTGCTGCTGCAAACGATTCCAGTTTTTTAAAAGAGGTTCATCTACCTAAAGGTTCTATTCTTGTCTTTGACAGAGGCTATGCAGACTATATAAAACTTAACAGTTTTTCAGCATCAGGGGTAACATGGATTACACGAAGGCGAAGTAGATCGGCTTATGATGTACTGGAAGAATTGGATAATCCCCACAAAGAAAAAGGAGTTATTGCAGACAAACGCATTCGGCTGGGCCATAGAGGCTGCAATCGTGTTTTAGGCAGAATGGTTCAATTTAAAAGTCCTGATAGTGGTGAAATATATGAGTTCTTGACCAACAACATGAAAATGAGTGCGATGACTATAGCTGAATTATACCGTAAACGTTGGCAAATAGAGTTGTTATTCAAAAGAATAAAGCAAAACTATCCGCTTAAGTATTTTCTTGGTGATTCTGAAAACGCTATCAAGTTACAAATATGGTCAGCTCTGATAGCAGATCTAATATTAAAAATCCTCAAAAAAGGCATAGCAGCTAAATGGTCTTTCGCTAATTTAGCTGCTATGATCCGCTTACATCTTATGACATACATAGATATACGCGGTTTTCTCAGATCGCCTGAAAAGGCACTACAAAGCAAATTTTCAAATATTCGTTCACCAAACTCTAAACAACTGCTTTTAATTACATAA